One region of Quercus lobata isolate SW786 chromosome 2, ValleyOak3.0 Primary Assembly, whole genome shotgun sequence genomic DNA includes:
- the LOC115957924 gene encoding uncharacterized protein LOC115957924: MNKEIANPYDVEEEKEDDHHHDEGNNDNERGGSKSHSSVSNYNTKGKEKVGEKSNIKSYFAPRTKPGSQPSIRSSLASKQMVENARMNFARWWYHANIPFHAAHSVFYQEALDSVAAIGPGFKGPSYHDLRGPLLQKHVGEMNDYLLDVKNDWKVYGCSIMSDGWTNQKRAPIINFLVYYPRGTMFLKSLDVSGLKKDADTLLKLFDKVVQEVGSEHVMQFITDNDSSYKSAEKKLMQKYGTFYWSPCAAHCIDLMLENFSDKRYFPIIDETIQKAKKITKFIYNHGKILALMRSDFTNGRDLIRPAITRFATKFLSLQCLTKFKKELRQMFTCDQWVESQHARDVMGKEVAAIVLEDREFWLQCQ, from the coding sequence atgaataaagaaattGCAAATCCCTATGATGTAGAGGAGGAGAAGGAGGATGATCACCATCATGATGAAGGTAATAATGATAATGAGAGAGGGGGTTCAAAGAGTCATTCATCCGTTAGTAATTATAACaccaagggaaaagaaaaagttggagAAAAGTCAAACATTAAATCCTATTTTGCTCCAAGAACAAAACCTGGTTCTCAACCATCCATAAGGTCTTCTTTGGCCTCAAAGCAAATGGTTGAGAATGCAAGAATGAATTTTGCAAGATGGTGGTACCATGCTAATATACCTTTCCATGCTGCTCACTCTGTGTTTTATCAAGAAGCTTTAGATAGTGTAGCAGCTATTGGGCCTGGTTTTAAGGGACCTTCTTATCATGACTTGAGGGGGCCTttattacaaaaacatgtgggTGAAATGAATGATTATCTCTTAGATGTGAAAAATGATTGGAAAGTTTATGGGTGTTCAATTATGTCAGATGGGTGGACAAATCAAAAGAGAGCTccaatcattaattttttagtgtATTATCCTAGAGGTACCATGTTTCTTAAATCCCTTGATGTGTCAGGCCTAAAAAAGGATGCAGATACATTGCTTAAGTTGTTTGATAAAGTTGTTCAAGAAGTTGGGTCTGAGCACGTTATGCAGTTCATTACAGATAATGATTCTTCTTACAAGTCTGCAGAAAAGAAGCTAATGCAGAAATATGGGACATTCTATTGGTCTCCTTGTGCAGCCCATTGCATTGATTTAATGTTGGAAAATTTTTCTGATAAAAGATATTTTCCTATCATTGATGAAACCATTCAAAAGGCTAAAAAGATTACCAAATTCATATACAACCATGGCAAGATTTTAGCTTTGATGAGAAGCGACTTCACTAATGGTAGGGATTTGATTCGTCCAGCCATCACAAGGTTTGCAACTAAGTTTTTAAGTCTTCAATGCTTGACTAAGTTTAAGAAAGAACTTAGGCAAATGTTTACTTGTGATCAATGGGTCGAATCTCAACATGCTAGAGATGTCATGGGAAAGGAGGTGGCTGCAATTGTTTTGGAAGATAGAGAGTTTTGGTTACAGTGTCAATAA